A stretch of the Drosophila sulfurigaster albostrigata strain 15112-1811.04 chromosome 2L, ASM2355843v2, whole genome shotgun sequence genome encodes the following:
- the LOC133850887 gene encoding transient receptor potential cation channel protein painless-like has product MESYIEADNFAGFAKAIKKKSVNDLTPIFENLLSRPQRAQFLKLCLQKGCNRNYVNNETGKAAINYAAESLHFSNLYLLINFEQEKHEKDKKMSTETIKETYNKEEEMKTSNRNSVTINVENSNDDRSSADEVEESIEILPQKNVSETSKRKAAIKDIDHKYENQTALNYLASHLTLENAGEIRECMELLLRNGAEVNTMDDSGEVPLSYVMKNTELSPNDKYELIYRLLQRYTTADLIAKEAWNYLETNHMKKHSELKRDNLEEMISRQKDSIFDIDYMGNILESYAKGDKNALNLLRQILSLQSKDFNYEFLKKLMSFEEDYDLEELLKTPKLQVDYVKLAKWVIEMKDIKLLEVLLKRKDGLASAADEEGIPLLQFATLRYSDEAVRSLLSHGAYMGMRSDYKTLPIKNIKPDILEEHLDSCIQMNDENVIMDFSNISQPPNETNLNFQQSYNDMSTISYIKQSKSLRHLLNHPMVSTFLSHKWHTYSKFFYFQISFYFLNLLYYITLNEYDFNFFLLGVNFLLFLLAYHDVAAIWLDISLGVMSFFYLYTPQIRDEILYYIHIQTFILLFACLKLFSYMKVVPVAWIAKPFGMLFAVINTVLESGILILVVVTFGVCFHIEFGNSTETTNATDTSSLNFDDPGSAIMKSFIMSTGEYEASSANIETLGQYLLLFLFIIIVGISLFNLLVAKALNDIQLIQNQAEIYNAIYRINLVNTYELIGKIIKKVANKFNCLQKASFTLKEIMIQKFNYPLKMTFYYTKGNATDKGTTDYAIDFVSPKRMFFGLIKMHQHLDYNSFKRVIKIAEKNSNKEQQISQNIELNSDRADFQRKLEIAMKDQMDIIQISLQQQTETIKRIETILQENRYTK; this is encoded by the exons ATGGAGTCTTATATTGAGGCGGACAATTTCGCAGGGTTTGCGAaagccattaaaaaaaagtcagTTAACGATTTAACACCAATTTTTGAGAACTTGTTATCAAGACCGCAACGAGCACAATTCCTAAAACTATGCTTACAAAAAGGATGTAATAGGAATTAC GTGAATAATGAGACTGGAAAAGCTGCCATAAACTATGCTGCTGAATCTTTGCATTTCAGTAATTTATAtctgttaattaattttgagcAAGAAAAACACGAAAAAGATAAGAAGATGTCTACCGAAACAATCAAAGAGACTTATAATAAGGAAGAGGAGATGAAAACTTCTAACCGTAACTCTGTGACAATAAATGTAGAAAATAGTAATGACGATCGCTCCTCAGCTGACGAAGTTGAGGAATCAATAGAAATATTGCCTCAGAAAAATGTATCCGAAACATCCAAGCGAAAAGCTGCTATAAAAGATATAGATCATAAATACGAAAACCAAACGGCACTCAACTATTTAGCCAGTCATCTAACTTTAGAAAATGCTGGTGAAATTCGTGAGTGCATGGAACTGTTGCTTAGAAATGGCGCAGAAGTGAATACAATGGATGATTCCGGGGAAGTACCGTTGAGCTACGTGATGAAGAACACTGAGTTGAGTCCAAATGATAAATACGAGCTAATCTACAGACTGCTTCAGCGATATACAACAGCGGATTTAATTGCCAAAGAGGCGTGGAACTATTTGGAAACTAATCATATGAAAAAGCATTCAGAACTTAAAAGAGACAATCTTGAAGAGATGATATCTAGGCAAAAGGATTCCATTTTCGATATTGACTATATGGGTAATATATTGGAGAGCTACGCGAAGGGcgataaaaatgcattaaatctTCTACGTCAAATATTGAGTTTACAATCAAAGGACTTTAACTATGAATTTCTTAAAAAGTTAATGTCTTTTGAAGAAGATTATGACTTAGAAGAGTTGCTAAAAACACCAAAACTACAAGTCGATTATGTAAAGTTAGCTAAGTGGGTTATCGAAATGAAAGATATAAAGCTATTAGAAGTGCTGTTAAAGAGAAAAGATGGCCTCGCTAGTGCTGCGGATGAAGAGGGAATTCCTCTATTACAGTTTGCAACTTTGAGGTACAGTGATGAGGCAGTCAGAAGTCTGCTATCTCATGGAGCATACATGGGCATGCGGAGCGACTACAAAACGCTGCCCATTAAGAACATAAAACCCGACATCTTAGAAGAACATTTGGACTCTTGTATTCAAATGAATGACGAAAACGTTATCATGGACTTCTCAAATATTTCCCAGCCACCAAatgaaacaaacttaaattttCAACAGTCTTATAATGACATGAGTACCATCTCTTATATTAAGCAATCTAAAAGTCTGAGGCATTTACTTAACCATCCAATGGTTTCGACCTTTCTGTCTCACAAGTGGCACACATACTCAAAATTCTTTTACTTTCAAATCTCCTTTTACTTTCTGaatctattatattatatcacaTTGAAtgaatatgattttaatttttttctgctcGGTGTcaactttttattgtttctgcTTGCCTATCATGACGTTGCAGCTATTTGGCTGGATATCTCACTAGGCGTCATGTCATTCTTCTACTTGTATACACCCCAGATTCGAGACGAGATTCTATACTATATTCATATTCAGACATTCATATTGCTATTCGCATGTCTCAAGCTATTTTCATACATGAAAGTGGTGCCCGTAGCATGGATAGCGAAACCTTTTGGGATGCTCTTTGCGGTAATCAACACTGTACTCGAATCGGGAATTCTAATTTTGGTGGTGGTTACATTTGGAGTATGTTTCCATATAGAATTCGGAAATTCAACGGAGACAACGAATGCCACGGATACTTCAAGCTTGAATTTTGATGACCCCGGCTCAGCAATCATGAAGTCATTTATAATGTCAACCGGGGAATACGAAGCTAGCAGTGCTAATATTGAAACTTTAGGGCAATATCTTCTATTATTTCTGTTTATCATCATCGTGGGAATTTCGTTATTTAATCTCCTTGTCGCGAAGGCCTTAAACGACATTCAG TTGATTCAAAACCAAGCGGAAATTTATAATGCCATATATCGCATCAATTTAGTGAACACCTATGAATTAATCGGCAAGATTATTAAAAAGGTTgcgaataaatttaattgtctTCAAAAGGCGTCTTTTACGTTAAAGGAGATaatgatacaaaaatttaattatccGCTAAAAATGACTTTTTACTATACCAAAGGTAATGCCACCGATAAAGGCACGACTGATTATGCTATTGATTTCGTCAGCCCAAAGAGGATGTTTTTCGGATTAATCAAAATGCATCAACACTTAGACTATAATTCGTTCAAACGTGTAATCAAAATTGCTGAGAAAAATTCGAACAAGGAACAACAAATAAGTCAGAACATAGAGCTGAATAGTGATAGAGCAGATTTTCAAAGAAAATTGGAAATTGCGATGAAGGATCAAATGGACATAATTCAAATTAGCTTACAGCAACAGACTGAGACTATTAAGCGTATAGAAACTATCTTACAGGAAAATAggtacacaaaataa